The DNA sequence ATTCCGCGCCATGGAGCTGTCGGCGTCGGGCAGCATGTCGGCATGGCCCGCACGGTGCATACGTTCTGCCGTTACTGCCTTGCCGCGTGCGGTGTCGACGTCACCGTCGAAGACGGGCGGGTCGTCAAGATCTCCCCCGACAAGCAGAACCCGCACAGCTGGCGGGACTTCTGCGCCAAAGGCCGCACCGCGCATCAGGTCGTCGAGCATCCCCGCCGGTTGCTGGCACCGATGAAGCGGGTCGGTGAGCGCTATGTGGAAACCGGTTGGGACGAGGCGATCAGCGACATCGCGGCCCGCCTCAACGCGGTGATCGAGGACGGCGGTCCCGACGCGGTGGCCGCCTACTACGGCAATCCGGCCGGGTATTCGTCGTCGAACCTGATGTTCATGAACGGGTGGTTGGACGCCGTCGGCACCCACAACCGGTACGCGGTCGGATCCGTCGACCAGAACGCCCTTCATGTGGTGGCCGAGAAGATGTACGGCTCGTCGTTGATGGTGCCGGTGTCGGACGTGGACAACTGCGACTACTTCGTGATCGTCGGCGCGAACCCCGCAGTGAGCGCGTGGAACTGGCTGGAGTCGGTGCCGGGCGGGTGGCGCCGCACGCTGGCCCGCCAGCAGCAGGGCGCGACCGTCGTCGTCGTCGACCCGGTGCGCACCGAAACCGCTGAGCGCGCTGACATCCACGTGGCGGTGCGGCCCGGACAGGACTGGGCGCTGCTGTTGGCGATGGTGACGATCATTCTCGACGAGGGCCTATACCACCGGGGAGACTGCGCAGACCTGGCCACCGGTGTCGATCGGCTGCGCGGACTGACCGCCGATGTCGACCTTGCTGATCTGGCGCGCCGCTGCGATGTACCGCTCGCGGTGATCACCGATGTGGCACGAGATTTCGCGACCGCCGAGCGGGCGATGCTGGTGACCCGCACCGGAGTGTCGCTTCATCTGGGCGGCACGGTGGCGGAGTGGCTGGGCCAGGTGCTCAATGTCATCACCGGACGGATGGACCGCCCCGGTGGCCGCCGCTTCGAGGCCGGTTACGTTGACGCCTTACGTCTGGCGGACCTGGCCGGCGCGACACCGCACCGCAGCAGGTTACGGGGACGGGACATGGTCGCCGGGGCACATGCGCTCAGCGAGCTCCCCGACGAGATCACCACCCCCGGACGCGGCCAGGTCCGGGCGATGGTGATCAACAGCGGCAATCCGGTCGTCTCCGGACCCGACGGCGCGAAGCTCGACCACGCGTTGTCGACGCTCGATCTTCTGGTGGCCATCGATTTCGTGCAGCGTGAGAGCCATCGGCACGCCCACTGGCTGCTGCCCGCAGTGCACTGGCTGGAGCGCGACGACCTGCTGGCGTTCACCAGCAGCCTGCATGACGAACCGTATGTGCAGTACGGGGTCCGCGCCGTAGACCCGCCGATCCTCGCACGTGAAGAGTGGCGCATCTTCACCGACCTGGCGCTGGCGATGAAGCGCCCGCTGTTCGGTGCACGGGGGTTGAACGCCGTCGTCGCCACGTCCAGACGGCTGGCCCGGCTGACCCGAAGGCCGGCGCTCGAGTTCGGGCCGTACTGGATTCATCGGCTGCTGATCGCCACCAGCCGAAAAGTCAACGGCCGCAAGATCAGGTGGCGCGACGTGCTGGATCATCCGCACGGTTGGGTGCTCGGGCCCCGGGAATTCGGCCGGTTCCGCGACGCGCTGCGCACCGACGACAAGACGGTGCACGTCGCTCCCCCGGAATTCGTCGCGCGGGCACGGGAGCTGCTGAGCCAGGCGCCGCCGTCGCCGCCAGACGGCTACCCGTTCCAGCTGGCCAACCGGCGACACCGGCACTCGATGAACTCGTGGCTCAACGAGCTGCCCGGGCTGCATCCCTCAGGGAAGGGCACTCAGGTCGTGATCCATCCCGAGGACGCGCGGCCCCTGGGCATCGACGCCGGCGATACGGTTCGGGTGTCCTCGGCCGTGGGGGCGGTCGAGTTGACCGCGGCGGTCGACGGCCAGCCCCGCCGTGGTGTCGTCATCATCGACCACGGCTGGGGTTCAAGGGTTTTCGACCCGGCCGGTGGGTCTGAGCCGCTCAGCTACGGCGTGAACCGCAACCTGCTGGTGGACGGCGCGCAGGTTGACCCGCTGTCGCAGACTGCGGCATTGAACTCGTCGTACGTCAACGTCGAAATCGTGGAGTCTGACAGCTCCGCCGAGAGACGACGCCCGCACTCCGAAGTCGATCCCGATGCTCACGCACGTGGTCTCGAAGACTGAAGCGATGGACATCCGCCAGGACGAACGCGTTCCCGGTCAGGAACTACTGCGCGTGACGGGTCCGGGGCTGCGTTTCGGTGAACACGACGGCATTGTCGATGACGGTGTGAACGAAGCGCATCTTCTCCAGGACCGGAGGTGGCAGCACGAAAGGGTAGAGATCCGCGCGGCCCATGGATCGATTGATCATGTTCAGCGACCACGCCAGGGGCAGCCACATTCCGATGAGCGTATCGAAACGGCTGGGGCCCAGATGGAGAAGATCGAACGCTCCGGCGGCCGGGGCCAGGCCGAACGACGCCGCGGTGTCCAACGTATCCCGGATGTGCAGGTAGTGCGCGAACGTCTCTGCCCAGTCCTCCGCAGGATGCATCGAGGCATAGGAGGACACGTGTCGTGTCGACCAATCCGGCGGCGGACCGGCGTTGTAGTGCCGGTCCAGTGCCTGCTGGTAGTCGCGATCAGGGTCGCCGAAGAGGTCGGCGAATTCGGAGCTGCGCTGGGACCAGCCACCTACCAGGCGATGAAAGTACGCATGCCCGGTCTCATGTCGGAAGTGGCCGAGCAAAGTCCGGTACGGTTCGTCCAGGGCCACGCGCAGCTCCTCGCGGCGCACATCGTCGCTTTCTGCCAGGTCCAGTGTGACGACGCCATCCTCGTGTCCGGTGACGACCTTCTCGTCGGTGCTCGACAACAGGTCGAACGCCAACCCGAACTGCGAGTCCTGTGTCCGGTCGACGATGGGCAGCCTCAGCTCGATCAGCTCGGCGACCAGGCGTCGTTTGGCGTTCTCGGCCACGGCAAATCTGGCCATCCCGGCAACGTCAGAATCGCTGGGCCGGGTCCGTGTCAGCCGGCAGGACGCGCACAGTCCGCCGACCGAGGTCGCCGACCCAGACTCGAGCAACCAATTACATTGAGCAATAACCGAATTAGCACACAAGGAGAAACTCTGCTCATCGACGAGGACCATTGTGGCCTTATCGGAGGAGTATGCGAGCCTGCTTCCGCACGACAAACACAAGGAATTCTCGAAGGTGAGGTGTTGGCCGCATTTCGGGCAGGTGAAGTCGCGCATGCGCAGAGTCCGTTCAGGTTCGAAGCTAACGCAGAAGGGCAACGTTGCGTCGGAACGCCGGCAGAGGAAGGGTGGAAAACACGGTCGGCCCGCCGGCAGGAGCTGCCCTACGGCGATTGATGCCGAGAGTGGTCGCAGTTCCAGATCTGCTTACCGGAACCCTTGCGGTGCAGCTTATCAAACGGTCGCTCGCCCAGCGGCGATTGTGATCAGCGCGACGGGTTCGACCGAGGGGAGCGTGACAGGGCTCTGCGGCCTCGCCGCATCTCAGACCGACGGACCCTGGGCGCGCAGGTCGTCCACCTCGCGCATCGCGGCGCGCAGCTTGCCCAGCCACTCGTCGGCGTGCTCGCCGACCAGGCGCACCGACCATGCCAATGCGTCCGATCGCGAGCGCGCCACACCGGCGTCGACGAGGGTGTCGAGCACCTGACGTTCGGGCTGACGCAACCGGGTCATCACCGGCACGGCCATGTGGGTGAACAGGATTCGTTCGGGCTCTCCGCTACCCACGTCGACGCCCCAGGCGACCTTGCGCCGGTACCGGGCCTCAGCCTCGTCGGCGATCTGCATGCGCTCGGCGCGGGTCTGCTCCCGGAACCGGGCGGCCCGCCCGGAGGCGTGGGCTTCCGTCTCACCGGAGTCGCTGTCGACCTCGGGAAGACGCCCCACGACGGTGATCTCCTCGCGGTCGACGGTCACCTCCGGGTCGCCGGTGAACCAGTGTTCGGGCATCCGACCGGCGAACCAGTCAGCGGCGTCGCTGGCGTCCGGTTGGTCCGCCTGCTGCCAGCCGCCGGCGCGGCCTGCTCTGCGGTGATGGGAATAGTGTCTCATGATTACATGCTTACACCGTTGCAGCGCAGGTGCGAAGCGGTTCCGCCACCAGCGAAACAGCGGGCAGCGCCGCACTCAAGGGGTGCCTCCGGGCGTCGTCCACCGCATAGGGTGGCAATCGGCCAGACACGTCAAGGAGGCGGCGGTGACAGGACCCGGACAAGGCAGTTGGCAGCCCGACCCGGAGGGTCGATTCGATTACCGGTGGTTCGACGGTCAGCGGTGGACCGACCAGGTCTCCCACCAGGGGCAGGTGCACCAGGCTCCGCTCGGTCCGCCGCCGGCCCAGCAACAGGGGGCTGCGCGCCATGCCCAGCCGGAGCACCCCCAGCAGCCGAGTGACCAGGCGCAGGCCGTGCCCGGCGGCGACGGCTTCGCCGGCATCTCCGGTGACCTCGTCGACGGGCGGTTCAGCGAGAAGGAGGCGAAGCCGATCGCGAACCAGAACGCCAAGCTGCTGCGCGTTCGCCTCGGTGAGCCGTTCATGGCCAGGCAGGGCTCGATGGTGGCCTACCAGGGCAGCGTCGATTTCGCCTTCGAAGCGGGGGCGCGTCGAAGTTCCTGAAGAAGGCACTGACCGGTGAAGGTCTACCCCTGATGCGGTGCACGGGGCAGGGTGATGTGTTCCTGGCCGAGTTCGGCTACGACGTGCACATGCTGAACCTGACCAACTCCGGCCTGTCGATCAGCGGCAAGAACGTGCTGGCCTTCTCGGCCAGCCTGGACTGGAACATCGAGCGGGTCAAAGGTGGCAGCATCGCCACCGGCGGGTTGTTCAACACCACGCTGCGCGGCACCGGGTGGGTGGCCATCACCACCCACGGCCCGCCGGTGGTGCTCAACACCGCCGAGGCGCCCACCTACGCCGACACGAACGCCGTGGTCGCGTGGTCGGCGAATCTGCAGACGCAACTGAAGACCAGCTTCAAGGCAGGTGCGCTCATCGGCCGCGGCTCCGGGGAGGCGCTGCAGGTCGCCTTCCACGGCAACGGGTTCGTCATCGTACAGCCCTCCGAAGGCTTCCCGGTCACCGCGGCCCCGTAGTCACAGCTCCAGCAGGACGGTCACCGGACCGTCGTTGACGAGCTCGACCTGCATGTCGGCGCCGAACACACCCGTCTGCACACGGGCGCCCATCGCGGTGAGTGCGTCGGCGAAGGTCTGCACCAACGGCTCGGCGACCGCGCCCGGCGCAGCCGCGTTCCATGTGGGCCGGCGCCCCTTGGCGGTGTTGGCGTAAAGCGTGAACTGGCTGACCACCAGGATCGGCGCCGCAGTGTCACTCGCCGACTTCTCGTCGTCGAGAATCCTCAGTTGCCAGAGCTTTTCCGCGAGTCGGCGGGCCTTGTCGGCGTCATCGGTATGGGTCACGCCGACCAGCGCCAGCAGACCCTGTCCGTCGGGATGGATCTCCCCGACCACCTCACCAGAGACGGCGACACGAGCCGACGTGACGCGCTGCACGAGGATTCGCATGCCGTGATGCTGTCACGTCGGACCGCAGCGCCGACCGGGGACGTTTTCCAAGTACCCTAGGGGGGTATGGTACACAGGACGTCAGCGACGCTGCAGTCTACGACCGAGAGGACCGCCATGAGCACCACGACCATCACCGTGACGGGCATGAGCTGCGACGCCTGCGCATCGGCCGTGCGGGCCGAACTCACCAGCATTCCCGGCGTCGTCGACGTCGACATCGACCTGTCCGACGGAAAAGTCACCATCGGCAGCGACTCCCCCGTCGACGACGAGACACTCCGCAATGCCGTCGAAGAAGCCGGCTACGAGCTGGCGAACTGAGCGACGCCATGAGCACCGTTGAACTGTCGATCGGCGGCATGACCTGCGCGTCGTGCGCGGCCCGCATCGAGAAGAAGCTCAACCGGCTCGACGGTGTCAGCGCCTCGGTCAACTTCGCCACCGAGAAAGCCCGGGTCGAACTCGGCGACCACGCCACCGCGCAGGACCTCGTCGCCACCGTCGAGGCCGCCGGCTACCGGGCCACTCTGCCTGAGGCCGAGCCCCACGACCAGCCGCAGGAAGGCGACGAGTCGGTGGCGCTGCGCCGGCGCCTGTTGATCTGCCTTGCGCTGTCGGTACCCGTGATCGCCATGGCGATGGCACCGGCGCTGCAGTTCCCGAACTGGCAGTGGTTGTCGCTGACGCTGGCCGCCCCGGTGGTCGTGTGGGGTGCCTGGCCGTTCCACGTCGCGACGTGGACGAATCTGAGGCATCGCGCAGCGACGATGGACACGCTCATCTCCCTGGGCACCCTCGCCGCCTTCGGGTGGTCGCTCTACGCACTGTTCTGGGGCACCGCGGGGCAGACCGGGATGACGCACGCCTTCGAGTTCACCGTCGGACACACCGACGGCAGCGCCAACATCTACCTCGAAGTCGCGGCCGGGGTCACGACGTTCATCCTCGCGGGCCGCTACTTCGAGGCGCGGGCCAAACGCCGCGCCGGTGACGCGCTACGCGCGCTGCTGCAGATGGGCGCGAAGACCGTGTCGGTTCGCAGGCCCGACGGGGAACACCTGATACCGATCGAATTGCTCAGCAGCGGCGACGAATTCGTGGTCCGACCCGGCGAGAAGGTGGCCGCCGACGGCGTCATCGTCGACGGTTCTTCGACGGTTGACACCTCGATGCTGACCGGGGAATCGGTGCCGGTGGAGGTGTCGGTCGGCGATCAGGTGGTGGGCGCGACGGTCAACGTCGACGGCGTCCTGGTGGTCGAAGCCGAACGGGTGGGCTCCGATACGCAACTGGCGCAGATGGCTCGGCTGGTCGAACAGGCGCAGAGCGGCAAGGCCCCGGCCCAACGGCTCGCCGACCGGATCTCCGGTGTCTTCGTGCCGATCGTCATCGCCCTCGCGGTGGCCACCCTGGGGTTCTGGATCGCCTCGGGCGCGGCCATGTCGACGGCGTTCACCGCGGCCGTCGCGGTACTGATCATCGCGTGCCCCTGCGCACTCGGACTCGCCACCCCGACCGCGCTGATGGTCGGTACCGGCCGCGGCGCGCAATTGGGCATCGTCATCAAGGGGCCCGAGATCTTGGAATCGACGCGGCGGGTGGACACCGTGGTGGTCGACAAGACCGGGACGGTCACTACCGGCACGATGACGCTGGCCGCCGTCACCGCCGCCGACGGCGAGGCCCGCGACGAGGTGCTGCGGGTCGCCGGGGCGCTGGAGAGTTCGTCGGAACATCCCATCGCCCGCGCCATCACCGCCGGCGCGCGCACCGAGCTCGGCGAACTGCCGGCAGCACAGAGCTTTTCGAACCTGCGCGGTATGGGCGTCGAAGGCATCCTCGACGGCCGCGCCGTCCTGGTGGGCCGTCTGCGACTGCTCGCCGAGCGGGCCTACGACATCCCCGAACAGCTGGTCGACGCGGCGCAGCGCGCGGAGCGGGACGGGCGAACCGTCGTCGCGGTCGGCTGGGACGGCCAGGCCCGCGGCCTTCTGATGGTGGCCGATGCCGTCAAAGAGACCTCCGCCGAGGCGGTCTCGCTGCTGAAGAGGCTCGGCCTGACACCGATCATGGTGACCGGTGACAACGAGGCGGTCGCCCGCAGGGTGGCCCGGCAGGTCGGCATCGACGAGGTGGTGGCCGGCGTGCTGCCGCAGGACAAGGTCGACACCGTCGTCCGGCTGCAGCGCGAGGGCAGGGTGGTCGCCATGGTCGGGGACGGGGTCAACGACGCGGCGGCGCTGGCGCAGGCCGACCTCGGCCTGGCGATGGGCGGCGGCACCGACGTCGCCATCGAGGCCAGCGACCTGACGCTGGTCAGCGACGACCTGCGCGCGGTGCCCGACGCGATCCGGCTGTCCCGAAAGACGTTGAGCACCATCAAGGGCAACCTGTTCTGGGCGTTCGCCTACAACGTCGCCGCGCTGCCGTTGGCGGCCGCGGGACTGCTGAACCCGATGATCGCCGGCGCGGCCATGGCATTCAGCTCGGTGTTCGTCGTCAGCAACAGCCTGCGGCTGCGGACGTTCACCCCGTCACGCTGACGCTGCCCGACGCGCCCGGAACAGCTTCACATCCGACTTGATGCCCTTCAGATGCCTGGCCCCGGCAAATGACCAGCTGAATCGGTCGTCGTCGCCGATCGCCTCCCGCGCCGGTTCGGCCACCAGCACCGAGCCCGGCCGCGCGGCACCGGTCACCCGGGCCGCGAGATTGACCGGGCTGCCGAACCAGTCCCCTTCCCGGCTCACCGCCATGCCGCTGGCCACCCCGGCCCGCAGGCTGGGAAAGTCGTCGTCGCCGTTGGTCACCTCGACCAACTGCAGCACCGCCTCGAGCAACGGCGCGGGCTCCGGGCTGACCATCATCACCTCATCGCCGATGGTCTTGACGAATCGGACCGGCGCGGTGGCCACCTCCCGCGTCAGGTCGGCCAGGCGCTGCGCGAGGCGCTCCAGATCCTCCGGCGGCACCTTCTCGCCCAGCCGGGTGAACCCGACCAGATCGGCGAACCCGATCGTCACCTGCCGGGCACCCGGCAGGTGCTGGCCCTCGGCGCGTTCGACGGCGTTGACAGCCTCCGTCTCGATGGCATGACGCAGCTGCAGCTGCAACATGTCCTGGATCATCGGCCCGAGCAGAGGCGCCAGATTGGTCACCAGCGCCGCCGACGCCTGCGCGATCTCCAATTCCGTGGCCCCGGGCCGGATCACCGCCGCCAGCGTGGCGTACCGCATCGCCTCGGCCGCCCTGGCCAGACCGTCACCGAGCAGCCGCGTGATCTGGACCAGTTCGTCGGGGTCGATCCCGGCGTCGAGGAAGTCGCGGGTGAACTTCGCCGCCTCGGCGTCGGCACGCAGGAACACCGCCGCGTCGGGGTCGTCGACCCGCGGCAGACCCATGGCGCGCTGAATCCGTACGAACAACTCGACGTCCACGCCGAACTTCTCGGCGGACTGGCGGGCCGAGACGTATTCGCCGTCGTCGCCGATGATCCGCCGGGAGGCGAGCAGCATCGGCGCCGAGTTTCCGCGGATCTGGTCGAGGGCCACCCCCTGGTCGAGAAGCCAGCCGATCAGCTCCGCCCGCTCGGCGCGCGCCTGCCCGTCCAGCCCGTCGAGCAGCCCGGACGCCTCGAGATCCACATCGTCGGTCACGTGCCCAACCTACGTGGATGCGCTACACAGGACCGATGGCCACACCGATGCTGCACAGCTTCACCCCGCTGGTCGCGCCTGGGGCGCGGGTCCTGATCCTGGGCAACATGCCCGGGGTGCGGTCGCTGCAGGACCAGCAGTACTACGCGCACCCCCGTAACGCCTTCTGGCCGATCACGGCGGAGCTGTACGGGTTCGACGCCGCCGCACCGTACCCCGAGCGGGTCGCCGCACTCACCGGCGCCGGGGTCGCGGTGTGGGACGTACTGCGATCCTGCCGGCGGGTCGGCAGCCTGGACGCCGCCGTGGAGCCAGACAGTATGGCGGCCAACGACTTCGGCGCTTTCTTCGCCGACCACCCCACCGTCACCCGGATCTGCTTCAACGGCGCTGCCGCGGAGAAGAACTACCGCCGCCTCGTCGCACTCCCCCACCCGCCGGGCCTGCGGCTCCCGTCGACCAGCCCGGCACACACCGCGGCATATCCGGCCAAGCTCGCAGCCTGGCGGGAGGCGCTCACCGATTGAGGGGCTACGGTGGCGGAATGTCCTGCGTGTTCTGCGCCATCGTCGCCGGCGACGCCCCGGCCGTCCGGATCTGGGAGGACGACGAGCACCTGGCCATCCTCGACATCAGGCCGTTCACGCAGGGACACACCCTGGTGATCCCGAAGCGCCACACCGTCGACCTGACCGACACCCCACCGCACACCGTGGCGACGATGACCACCATCGGCCAGCGCATCGCCAAGGCCGCGCGCGCGTCGGGGCTGCACGCCGACGGCAACAACATCGCCATCAACGACGGCAAAGCCGCTTTCCAAAGTGTGTTCCACATTCATCTGCACGTGGTTCCGCGCCGCGACGGTGACAAGCTGAAGTTCGCCAAAGGCATGCTGGTGCGCCGTGATCCCGACCGGGAAGAGACCGGCCGGCTGCTGCGCGAGGCCCTGGCACGCATCGACGCCGACGAGAAGGAGTGACCCATGAACATCACGCGCTGGCTCGAACAGAACATCGGCGTCCGAATGCTGATGGTGCACGACACCGTCTACAAGAAGAGCAACGGCCGGATCGGGCACCGCATCCCGCTGCCCGGCGTGCCACCCAGCCTGCTGCTGCACACCGTCGGCGCCAAGACCGGCAAGCAGCGCACCAACACGCTGTCGTACTTCCCCGACCGCGGCGACTACCTCGTCGTCGCCTCCAAGGGTGGCGACCCCAAGGCCCCCGGCTGGTACCACAACCTCAAGGCCCACCCCGACATCGAGGTCAACATCGGCCCGCAGCGGGTCCCGGTCACCGCCACGCCGGTACTGCCCGACGATCCCGACTACGCCCGCATGTGGGACAAGGTCAACGAACAGAACTCCAACCGGTACAACGGTTATCAGAAGCGCACGACGCGGGCGATCCCCATCGTGCGGTTGACACCCCGATCGAGCGGGTCCTAGAAGAGCTCCTTGGCCAGCAGCTCCAGCGTCGTCTCCCGCGCCGGCGCGGTGTCCGGATCAGTGCCACGGAACGCGGCCGCCACCGGGTTGACCATCACCTCGTCCACCCCGAACCGCTCGGCCAGTGCGTGCAGTTGATCGGCGGCCTCGGCCGGTGAGCCGACGACGGCCTGGCGCCGGCCCGCGTCGACCACCGCCAGTTCGCGCGGACTGAGCTGCCGGGCCTCGGCGTCCTCGACCAGGTCCAGCGGGGCCAGCGGCTGCCCGGTGCGCAGCCGCGCCATCATCTGCAGGTTCGGCAGCAGCAACCGCTCCGCCTCCGCGGCGGTGTCGGCGACGGCTGCGTTGACCGTCAGGAACGTCAGCGGCTCGGCCGCCAGATCACCGGGGCGGAATTCGTCGCGGTAGGTCTGCAACGCCTCCTCGGTGCCCTGGCCGGAGAAATGGTGGGCGAACACATAGGGCAGGCCCTTGGCCGCGGCGAGATGCGCTGAGTACATCGACGAGCCGAGCAGCCACAGCTTGGGTTCGGTGACCGCCGCGGGGGTGGCCTTGAGGATGTAGTTCTCCCGCATCAGGTCGCGGGGCAGGGGGACCCGCACCCCGGTGCTGCTCATCAGCGCCACGACGTCGTCGAGGTAGGACGGGAACGCCTCGATGTCACGGTCGTCACGGCCCGCAGCACCGCGCAACGCCATCGACGTCACCGGATCCGAGCCCGGCGCGCGCCCGATACCCAGATCGATGCGCCCGGGATGGGCGGCTTCGAGCAGCGCGAACTGTTCGGCCACCGCCAGCGGCGCGTGGTTGGGCAGCATCACCCCGCCCGAACCGAGCCGCATCGTCGACGTGTGGGCGGCCAGGTGGGCGATCAGCACCGGCGGGCTCGTCGCGGCCACCGCGGGCATGTTGTGGTGTTCGGCCAGCCAATATCGCGTGTAGCCGAGCTGGTCGGCGGTCTGGGCCAGCAGCGTCGTCGCAGCCACCGCATCTGACGTGCTCTGGTCGGTGCGGACGGGGACGAGGTCGAGAACGGAGAGACGCATTACTCGGTCAACGCCACCCGGCCGCACCCGTGTTCCCGGCGAATCGGGCGCGCAATGCGACCCTGTGCGTCACCGGGCGCGCCCGATCCGCAGGGCAGTGGCGAAGATGTCGTCCATCATCGCCGGAGTCAACCGCCCTGTGAAGGTGTTCTGCTGACTCGGATGGAAACAGCCCAGCAAGGACAGCTCGCCCACCTCGCGAGCGGTGCGTCCGGGCACCGTCACCGTCGTCAGCGCGCCATGCCCGAACCGCGGCACCGGTGTGGGCACCACACCGCCGACCCGGCGGATCAACGCCAGCGCCGACTGCCAGGCGAACCCGCCGAGGGCGACGATCACCCGCGCCGACGCGCCGGTCAGCCGCCACTCGGCATCCAGCCAGGGCGCACACGTCGCCCGCTCGGCGGGCTCGGGCGCGTTGCCCGGCGGGGCGCATCGCACCGCGGCCACCACCCGAACGTCGTCGAGCATCAAGCCGTCCCCGCTGTCGGCAGCGGTCGGCTGATTCGCCAGACCAGTCCGATATAGCGAGCCGAACAGGAAGTCACCGGAGCGGTCCCCGGTGAAGACCCGGCCGGTCCGGTTGGCGCCGTGCGCCGCGGGCGCCAGGCCGAGCACCCACACCGACGGACGCGCCGGACCGAGTCCCGTCGCCGGACGGCCCCAGTACGGTTCGTCGGCGTAGGCCTTGCGCTTGCCGACCGCGACATCCTCACGCCAGGTCACCAGCCGGGGGCACGCCCGACAGACCGAGACCCGCGCGTCGAGCTGAGTGACGGTCCTGGTGGACGCGGCCAGCTCGGCCACGTCGGCGGGCTCCACTGCGACGGCCGTACGCGCGGTCGCCGGGTCCCCCGGCCACCCCGAGCCGGGCCGCACCGGGGAGGTGAACAGCTGGCCGGTGCGGGGATGGGGCAAGGCCGACTCGGCTGCTTTCGAGGACCGACCCATCATTTGTTACCAAGAAGCACCGTTCATCGTTACCACGAAACGCCGTGGTCCTCGGCGTCGGGGCGAGACCGTTGCCGCACCATTGACCTCCAGGCTTTTCGTTGTTCCGGCGGGGGCGCCGGGCGATCAGGCTGATTGGGGAACACACATGCGACTGTCGACCGCCGCGATCGCGGGCCTCTGCCTTCTCGTCGCCGGCTGTGGCAACACGATCAGTAACGCCGACACGGTCACACCGACGCGGACGACGATCCCGCGTCCCCTCGTCGAACGGGAGCTCGGCGGACTGCTGCTCCCACCGGAGCAGGTGGCCGCCGTGATGGGTACACCTGCGATGACCGTGACCGAGTCGAACGACGCGATGACCGACCACAGCGCGATCATGTCGCCGCCGGAATGCCTTGCTATCGACGGGGCCGCCGAGGCGCAGGTGTACGCCGACAGCGGATTTCGTGCCGAACGCGACGAGAGCCTCAACGACGGAGACGACTTCGCTCACTACGCCAAGCAGGCGGTCGTGCTGTTCCCGTATCTGGAGAAGGCCGCCGAGTTCTTCGACGTCTCCGCCGAGCGGTGGCCGGCCTGCCAGAACTACACCCACACCCAGAGTGGATCGCAGTGGACCGTCACCCACATGGCCAACGCCGACGGCGCGCTGACCGCGAACGCCGTCTACACCGAGGCCGCAGCTCCGGGATGGGCGTGTGGGCGGGCGTTGCTACAGCGCAACAACATCATCATCGACGTCAACACCTGCAGCGCCAATCCCGGTGATACCGCCCGCCGGCTGGCAGACCAGATCGCCACCAAGGTCGACGCGGCC is a window from the Mycolicibacterium poriferae genome containing:
- a CDS encoding HIT family protein; the protein is MSCVFCAIVAGDAPAVRIWEDDEHLAILDIRPFTQGHTLVIPKRHTVDLTDTPPHTVATMTTIGQRIAKAARASGLHADGNNIAINDGKAAFQSVFHIHLHVVPRRDGDKLKFAKGMLVRRDPDREETGRLLREALARIDADEKE
- a CDS encoding nitroreductase family deazaflavin-dependent oxidoreductase: MNITRWLEQNIGVRMLMVHDTVYKKSNGRIGHRIPLPGVPPSLLLHTVGAKTGKQRTNTLSYFPDRGDYLVVASKGGDPKAPGWYHNLKAHPDIEVNIGPQRVPVTATPVLPDDPDYARMWDKVNEQNSNRYNGYQKRTTRAIPIVRLTPRSSGS
- a CDS encoding uracil-DNA glycosylase; amino-acid sequence: MMGRSSKAAESALPHPRTGQLFTSPVRPGSGWPGDPATARTAVAVEPADVAELAASTRTVTQLDARVSVCRACPRLVTWREDVAVGKRKAYADEPYWGRPATGLGPARPSVWVLGLAPAAHGANRTGRVFTGDRSGDFLFGSLYRTGLANQPTAADSGDGLMLDDVRVVAAVRCAPPGNAPEPAERATCAPWLDAEWRLTGASARVIVALGGFAWQSALALIRRVGGVVPTPVPRFGHGALTTVTVPGRTAREVGELSLLGCFHPSQQNTFTGRLTPAMMDDIFATALRIGRAR
- a CDS encoding sensor domain-containing protein is translated as MRLSTAAIAGLCLLVAGCGNTISNADTVTPTRTTIPRPLVERELGGLLLPPEQVAAVMGTPAMTVTESNDAMTDHSAIMSPPECLAIDGAAEAQVYADSGFRAERDESLNDGDDFAHYAKQAVVLFPYLEKAAEFFDVSAERWPACQNYTHTQSGSQWTVTHMANADGALTANAVYTEAAAPGWACGRALLQRNNIIIDVNTCSANPGDTARRLADQIATKVDAAW
- a CDS encoding DNA-deoxyinosine glycosylase; protein product: MATPMLHSFTPLVAPGARVLILGNMPGVRSLQDQQYYAHPRNAFWPITAELYGFDAAAPYPERVAALTGAGVAVWDVLRSCRRVGSLDAAVEPDSMAANDFGAFFADHPTVTRICFNGAAAEKNYRRLVALPHPPGLRLPSTSPAHTAAYPAKLAAWREALTD
- a CDS encoding LLM class flavin-dependent oxidoreductase, encoding MRLSVLDLVPVRTDQSTSDAVAATTLLAQTADQLGYTRYWLAEHHNMPAVAATSPPVLIAHLAAHTSTMRLGSGGVMLPNHAPLAVAEQFALLEAAHPGRIDLGIGRAPGSDPVTSMALRGAAGRDDRDIEAFPSYLDDVVALMSSTGVRVPLPRDLMRENYILKATPAAVTEPKLWLLGSSMYSAHLAAAKGLPYVFAHHFSGQGTEEALQTYRDEFRPGDLAAEPLTFLTVNAAVADTAAEAERLLLPNLQMMARLRTGQPLAPLDLVEDAEARQLSPRELAVVDAGRRQAVVGSPAEAADQLHALAERFGVDEVMVNPVAAAFRGTDPDTAPARETTLELLAKELF
- a CDS encoding adenylate/guanylate cyclase domain-containing protein, with translation MTDDVDLEASGLLDGLDGQARAERAELIGWLLDQGVALDQIRGNSAPMLLASRRIIGDDGEYVSARQSAEKFGVDVELFVRIQRAMGLPRVDDPDAAVFLRADAEAAKFTRDFLDAGIDPDELVQITRLLGDGLARAAEAMRYATLAAVIRPGATELEIAQASAALVTNLAPLLGPMIQDMLQLQLRHAIETEAVNAVERAEGQHLPGARQVTIGFADLVGFTRLGEKVPPEDLERLAQRLADLTREVATAPVRFVKTIGDEVMMVSPEPAPLLEAVLQLVEVTNGDDDFPSLRAGVASGMAVSREGDWFGSPVNLAARVTGAARPGSVLVAEPAREAIGDDDRFSWSFAGARHLKGIKSDVKLFRARRAASA